Part of the Cottoperca gobio chromosome 16, fCotGob3.1, whole genome shotgun sequence genome, tcaCTGCTAATGgagtatttaaaaaagaaaaatgcagtcGGTGTATTCCTATGTAAATAACTGATCTGGCTTCTAACACTGAGTGAGAATAGGGGACGCACAGATTTAGACAATTTTCTTTCTACCATGTAACCCTAGCGGGGCCCCATAGTATATGCATCAGTAATTACTGTATATTCCAACATAATATACACTATTCTGAAATGCATAATGAGTAGCCTATTTGTAACGTAGTATTTTACACTGGTATTACTACGTTTAGAAGATTTGAGTACTATGAGTTTTTGGTAAATGCTACCACCTGTGCTGCTGATTGGCTGTAATGTCATGCGATACCGCTCCAAGACGCTAGGTGTGCTCGAGCGCCCACCCGAGTTTCCTCTCCTTGTGGtgcttcatttgttttcctcatttTCAACTCCCCTTAATAATACATCCATGTTTATGACCAGGTAATTTGAGTTTGCAGCCAGATAATTGTCTTAATTGTtataattttctttatttccacatggtGTGGGCGAATCATGGGGGTTTCTTAAAAATGTCGCTTGTCGTTTGCTTTGGGATAAAAAGCTAACACCGAGGTTGTTGTATTGTCCTAAAGCCACGCTGTGCCAACATCGGTTCCTCCTACCAGGTGAGCGCGAGGTGTGTAACAATGCATTTAAGTTCCGTCATATAAGCATTTCCATGGAAGTTGTTTGACAAGCTTGATAGAAAAcataagaaagaagaaaacgCAGACACAGAGCAATAGCCACAGATGTAGTCGCTCGACAGGTAAGgctaaatgtaaaatgaccTGTTTAATTTATTAGTAAACATACATATTGTGTCTTAAACATTAACCCATACCTCTGTATGTTAATGTTCATttaactctctctgtctcattaccCTGTGTGACTCCTCAACCAGCAGCCATGTCCATTGAATACACCATTGATATCCAGCTAGCAGAGTTGGGATATCCGGACATCTTACAGCCGGGGGAGACCTCGGTTGGAGAGACACCCAGTCACTCTCCCACTTCACTTTCAACCACACATGTACAAAGACTAGTGGTCAGAGGCCAGCAGTCAGCTGATGGCAAAGAAGCAGGTCCAGCAAAACAGACCTCAAATAATGAGCAAAGCACAGCGGTTTCTACATCACCTCTGTCAGTGACTTGCACACCTCGAAATCCCGCAGACCTTCCACAGCTAATACCTGAACAGGatgacaaaagagagaaagatgtcgGTGGCAGAGGCACTACACAGGACGATTCAACAGAGATGCAACAAGATGTGGCGAATGACTCCGATGACAGTGAGGTGTATGAGGAAGAAGAGcttgatgaggatgatgatgatgatgatgatgatgaggaggagggactACACAATGGTAGGACTCATTCACTTAGACTCTCATAAGCACGTAGCAGTgttttgtttactgtgtgtctgaaacacacacgtTTTAGCTGCTATTGTTATTGTCCACAGGTCTCGTGAAAAGATCAAgaccaacaatgaattgattctAGTAACAAGTCTGCGAAGCCAAAACCTGATACAGTTTCTCTTTGCCATCGACCTCAATTTCTGTCTAAAAACTGATAAAACACCCAAAGAAAACACGCTGTTGCACGCTGTTGCACGCTGTTGCACGCTGTTGCATGCTGTTGCACGCTGTTGCACATTGcaatgttccttcattacaatGGATCTGGgcattgtagtttattttgacctAACACTGTCCTGTAGTCTGAAATACACACCAGAGCACACTGAAGATAGAGCCCCACCGAATGCACTGATTACTGCTGTTTAACTAACGTTTTCACAAAGCAGTTTAACAACATTTTTAgccttaaataaaaaaaataaagaatatatgtgtgacctgtttttaaagatctttaatgcagcaggaataaaTGGCCTTGGGGCTGAGTGAAGATTGACAGACTTGTCGgttttagtatttttttatgGGATTTGTTTACAATAACAGATAAACAAAATATAGACTATCGCCAGCTGGTATGTTAGTCCATATGAAATAACTTATGTGTATCTCATTTCAGTGTTTCTCCTGCCTGTTCAGTGTACTTCTTTGATCTAACTCTTATCCGTTGGCACACTTTTAATTTCCTTCTTTTCCACAGAGTCGAGTCATTCAGGAGAGTACCGCTGCAGTGTCTGTGATCTCCAGCTGCCCTCCAAATTCAAGCTCCAGGACCACATGAATCTGCACACTGGCGCACGCCCATACTGCTGTGCTGAATGTGGAAAGCGTTTCTGCCAAATTTACAGCTACCGTGTCCACCTGCGCACGCATGCCCAGACCAAAGTGGATCTTCTCCGGTGTCGTGTGTGTCTGAGGGGCTTTGCGTCACAGGAAGACTTGAAACTCCACCTGGCGAAAACTCACTTTGAGAAGAAGTTTTACGAGTGTGACCTGTGCAAACGTGTGTTCACTTCCCTGAAGGAGTGTGAATCTCATGTGCAGTTACACAAATGTAAGCAAGACGTCGTATGTGCGGTATGTGGCCGTAATTTCTCCTCTCCAAAATCTCTTGCGCGCCACCGGAGGACGACGTGCCATCacaattttaaatgtacagACTGCACAAAGACCTTTACTAAGAAGAATGCTCTCCTGAAACACAGCTTTTCCCATCTTGGTTTGTTGCCTTACACCTGCATACGATGCCGCTGCCACTTCCGCCTGGCAAAGCTGTACCGCCAACACAAGTGTGAACCCGAACGCATTCACTGTGTGGCGTGTCTGAGAGAGTTCCTCAGTCAGGAGGACTTCCAGCAGCACAAAAAGGACACAGGCTGCTGGGGCAATCAGGAGCCTAAGGGTGATGAGATCAGATGTTTGGAGTGCGGGCAGAGATTTGACACTTCCGAAGAGCTGAAGAAACATGCCGGGGCTCACCAGAGGGTGCTGAAATGTGCTGAATGCGGAAAGGGTTTCCGCTCTGCCTTGCTGTTAATGTCTCACATGGGCGGTCATGCAGGCAAGTCGCCCTGCCTTTGTCAGAGCTGCGGACTGGGCTTTCCCCACCAGCAGAACTACGACAGCCACCTTAAGACCTGTGGACAAACACCCCAGCCTGCGGTGAGTGTGGGGCATTATGGTGATGTACAGTATaagtttaataaaagcagaaatatttttcaaatgtcaatATTGCACACAAATCATATAATACACTATTACAGTAAATCATTCGTAATAATATAGTACACCAGTTTTCTTCAGAGTACCTGTACCTTTAGTATTTCACTGCCCCCTCCGTTTCACCTCTGACCACACCCAACAACCGTGTCACAATGCAAGGTGACGAGTTAAACTACAAGCAGTAAGATTTTCAAGACAAGACGAGACAAGATTTTCAAggcaaatgaaatgcaaatgttaaagacacaatgaaaaacaaaaaccaacAAGTTATAGACTCGTACCCAAATAATCCCTCTCTATCATCAGTTGACCCAGTAGAAGTGTGCGTCGGTGTCCGTATACAAAGAGCCCACTGCCTGGATTTTCTTGTTTTGCTGTGTTCgggatgtttttgtgcctcaACCTATATAAAAACGTAGCGACAAAGTGCCACACCACATAGCGTTTGTCTTCTGGGTTTTATTTTCTGCCAAGACTGCTGTTGCTCCCGAACaagttgtgatgtcacaaaatcACATAGCACATAGAAACCTTTCCCTTCAGCAGATGAACGGGAAAACAGCCTTATAGTATCAAACTCACACTCGCACATCTGCAAACATCCAAGTGAAGTAACAAGAAGTGAaacatgtggggggggggggagattacAAGCCAGTTCCTGTTGGTAGATGCACTGTTGAGCTTGAATCTCACCTCCAGCAAATTATAGGTCTCTCTACTTTGATTATACTGGTATGGGACACTTGTGTTTTGTATAATTCATTGAGCGACtgcaatgtttttgttgtttttctcattttagaGTGCTCTTAAGAAACGGCCGGCTTCGAAGAGCTCCTCAAAAAAGGTTGGCGCAGACACAGCCTCTCTGCCTGCTGAACCAGTGAAGGATTCTCGCAGTCCAGGACTTGTGACCGGGGGTGTGTCTGCTGGCTATGGTCCATCAGATGGATTATGGAAGCTAACCCTAAACAAACGGCCGCCTCCAGGTGTcaaacttgttgtttttcttcccgTCTGTGCAACTCAAACCAACGACCTGACACTCCCTCCTGCGACTTCTCTGACACAACCAGTTCCAGCTATGCAGGGCCAGACTCAAGACGCTCTTCCGCCTCTTTCAAATGAATGCCTTGGAGGGAATGTCGCTCTTGGAGCGCCGCTAAATGGCCCCCTGAATTTGGTAACTGGGATCAAACAGGATCCAGAGTTGCAAGCACCTCTGGATTTGTCTAAGAAGTGTAACTCGTACAAGTCTGCTCTGAGCAACAGTTCTCTTCTTCCTATTAAAAGTGAGCCAGGAGAATTTAAAATATCAGGAGAGGCTAATGGCACTGAAAAACAAGAATGTAAAAATAGCTACAGCAAAGCGAttgttaaaacaaatgaagtgaAGCCGTTTAAAATGGATCCTATGGATTTCTCCAGTTTTAAGGTTAATACTACATCCTCTGGACTTATGATAGACTTTAGGAAAGAGCCTCAGTCTCCTGCTCCTGATTTTGATTTGTGGTCATCCAGATCTTGCCAGctgacagagaaagaaatgaagatCGAGGTTGACATTTCACAGCCTGCTGATGTAAAGAAATTAACACTTCAATGAGAGTGGTCACATTCCTTACTTGAGGATGTGTCTAAATCCTGTCAAAAAACACACCTACTGTACCTGTATCCCCGTAAACCAAATATGGAGGTTTTATTCTTCAGCCAGAATATTATACTATTCAATATTGTATTCATCTCTGTCTAATCACTTGATCTACTATTGTATGACAAGGCAGAATTTTTCAACTTTTTCCACTAGAATAGACTTCATAGAAATCTAAACTAATGTATTTCTAGCAGTGAACTGCAACCTTTGGTTTAGAATAAGAAATGTTTGCGTTTCCCTGTGATTTTAAACAAAGCATTCCAAACTCTTGCTTATTgtggcatttattttattttcatatgtgGGTGAAGGGTCACAGGAGCAAAAAGGGGTATTGTAACAGTCATGAATGAAGTCTATGCAATACCGTGCACgatttctatcttttttttgtacttgtttttgtttggggATATTGAATCCTTAGTGTGTGTATTACATTGAATGAAAACACTGGATTTCTTAGTATTCAGCTGAAAACTTGAAATGGTGTGAATTATTGTGTATTGACCTTTTACTACCATGTTGAGTATTTAATTAATGCAAATATTGGTACTGATAAATAATATGACATTCTGTCACATTGtgatttaaatgtatctttatcTTCGCA contains:
- the LOC115021185 gene encoding zinc finger and SCAN domain-containing protein 2, which encodes MSIEYTIDIQLAELGYPDILQPGETSVGETPSHSPTSLSTTHVQRLVVRGQQSADGKEAGPAKQTSNNEQSTAVSTSPLSVTCTPRNPADLPQLIPEQDDKREKDVGGRGTTQDDSTEMQQDVANDSDDSEVYEEEELDEDDDDDDDDEEEGLHNESSHSGEYRCSVCDLQLPSKFKLQDHMNLHTGARPYCCAECGKRFCQIYSYRVHLRTHAQTKVDLLRCRVCLRGFASQEDLKLHLAKTHFEKKFYECDLCKRVFTSLKECESHVQLHKCKQDVVCAVCGRNFSSPKSLARHRRTTCHHNFKCTDCTKTFTKKNALLKHSFSHLGLLPYTCIRCRCHFRLAKLYRQHKCEPERIHCVACLREFLSQEDFQQHKKDTGCWGNQEPKGDEIRCLECGQRFDTSEELKKHAGAHQRVLKCAECGKGFRSALLLMSHMGGHAGKSPCLCQSCGLGFPHQQNYDSHLKTCGQTPQPASALKKRPASKSSSKKVGADTASLPAEPVKDSRSPGLVTGGVSAGYGPSDGLWKLTLNKRPPPGVKLVVFLPVCATQTNDLTLPPATSLTQPVPAMQGQTQDALPPLSNECLGGNVALGAPLNGPLNLVTGIKQDPELQAPLDLSKKCNSYKSALSNSSLLPIKSEPGEFKISGEANGTEKQECKNSYSKAIVKTNEVKPFKMDPMDFSSFKVNTTSSGLMIDFRKEPQSPAPDFDLWSSRSCQLTEKEMKIEVDISQPADVKKLTLQ